In the genome of Polypterus senegalus isolate Bchr_013 unplaced genomic scaffold, ASM1683550v1 scaffold_2075, whole genome shotgun sequence, the window CTTCATTTACACCACAGATGATGTGCTCCTGTAGCTGGAGCCTGGGACCAAACACACCTTCACAGCCATGTCATCAGCGTGTCCATCAGCCCTCTCGTTCTCCATCATCAATTATCCAGTATCTCACCTCCATTAATGTCTATTCAGTGTCGTTCTCCTCCAGTGTTTGTCTCCTACGTCTTTTAATCTACAcgtttacttttcatttctttgaatcACGTGACACAGATATATATGGAGGTCCACTCTAGACTGAGTCACAActgaattttctatttttctattttcacgATGGCCTTGTCTCAAAGTCGCACTGCTAGCCAACTGTACCTGACATTGTAGATTTGTTCACGCGTGTGTGGTGATGTGACTTCCTGTATTTCAAAGTTCCAACTcttattcatatttcatttccACTTATGGATCTTTTCTTTTAATGTGCATATGGCACATCGTTTAACACTACATTAGTTTCTACATTGATTTTCCAGGTAATTAGTAAATGGGAGCCTAGCTTTTAGAGCTGATCTACAAATATGTGCTTTAGTGCCACATTCTGTGTAAAAAACAAATGGTAATGCTGCTAGTGCCACACTATTCAATGACGTACTGTAGATGCCAAGTCCGGAGTGCCAGTCTGGCTTTGGTGCTTTACTTCTCATCAGACAGCTGAACACGTTGTACTCCTCCTTCACCGGGAGGACGCTGCTCACTCTCAGAAGACCCTCGGAGTCCCGCTCTGACTTTATTGTGGACTGTGACGTCACGTCTGCCCCATTCATGTCCCTCCAGGTGACTTCTGGTTGGGGGTTCCACTTCTCAGCGCTGCACTCCAGTCGGGTCTTCTGGCCTTCAGTGGAGCTCATAGAAATGGAGGGCTGAGCACCTAAAACTAATGAAACACAAAAGAGTGGAAGATCagtgaagagaagaagaagaaacactttAACATCAGCTGACATGACATACGGTTAGGAATGAACTGCTCAAATAAAGGAATTTGGTTGTTTTAGTTTGGAGTGCaggctttgattttattttgtttgacttgtttctgatcattttatttattggtaatattcagaGGTGGGCAGAGTAACCAAAAATTGTACttaagtaagagtagcgttacttcataTTAATATTTCTCAAGTAGAAGtgaaaagtagtcatccaaaaaattactcaagtaagagtaaaaaagtatttggtgaaaagattactcaagtactgagtaactgtttgatcataataaatgatttattttttagaaatgttgtattaagacagacaaaaatataaaatgtgcaaattctgctatttccaaataacaaaataaaaattgagtaaaaataaataacatctttacaaaataaagatacacaaataacacaaacttccaaatctcagtttgtcacaacaaagcttttgaagtcgATATCTACAGTAGGTGacatgtatgtctgaacagtgacaagtacttacagtgacgagatatacattgtatatacactgacagtatgatgctgcttattcacttgccctccaaatagcacagctgatagaacaTAACATTAGAGCAAGGCAGCGTGTGCACGTACAACAAATCTCACTTTACCTCGACTGTCTGTGTCCGTGTGTGTTTGGTTAacacgtgcttgttcttcactcagtgacgTGATGTGTAAGCTTCAGCAGGTGTTAGCTCTCAAGGTTCCTGTAGTGAAGCTGTGACTATTTAGCATTGATCAGGAGCTTtgtatgactaaaaagtctctcacaggctgcaggcacaggaagt includes:
- the LOC120520526 gene encoding butyrophilin subfamily 1 member A1-like — encoded protein: MSSTEGQKTRLECSAEKWNPQPEVTWRDMNGADVTSQSTIKSERDSEGLLRVSSVLPVKEEYNVFSCLMRSKAPKPDWHSGLGIYSFSPGVSGWLVAFCVLLVLCLVVTPLLVILWRRMRETNTRYDSIVGFLPILFLHKEIEKSQRHQCRMEENMQLSS